The following coding sequences are from one Patescibacteria group bacterium window:
- a CDS encoding type IV secretion system DNA-binding domain-containing protein, protein MPEARPEINVFAATNYQGGHRRFGIKLDDRRRHMYLIGKTGMGKTTVLENLIINDINAGHGLALVDPHGDLVEKVLDFIPNHRVNDVVYFNPSDMEYPIAFNVLEAVDATQRHLVASGLMGVFTKIWEGVWSARMEYILNNTILALLEYPGSTMLGVARMLVDRNYRTRVLTKVTDPIVKGFWVDEFNNYNDKFRNEAVAPIQNKVGQFLSSAIIRNIVGQSKSSIDLREIMDSRKILLFNLSKGRIGEDNSALLGAMMITRMQLAAMSRVDIPEEERHDFFLYVDEFQNFATESFANILSEARKYRLNLTIAHQYIEQLDEKVAPAVFGNVGTIMAFRVGGADGEFLEKEFFPTFTQVDLVNLPKYEIYLKLMIDGVASEPFSATTLPPVGGRTDNRAKVIAASRERYSAPQKEVEEKILRWSGVDEVYRASAEEENIAVQQEESPYRAEGKKRRPPNNLFQRDQVEVEPVVASTPEQPAMKLSDLLPQSQPSQPTAPPSENRTASPAPRSERPPYPRPQGPRPTGPGREGGSSFGQHQGPRRQGPGGRPSYNPSPRFNQQPRPLQPQVPAPQASQRPIAPAATSQPTQTPAEEPKPIPPAQKPKLAKESDPEQPIAFGQVVRFK, encoded by the coding sequence ATGCCTGAAGCGCGTCCAGAAATTAACGTTTTTGCTGCCACCAATTACCAGGGTGGGCATCGGCGTTTTGGCATAAAGCTGGATGACCGCCGGCGCCACATGTACCTCATTGGGAAGACGGGTATGGGCAAAACCACGGTTTTGGAAAATTTGATTATTAATGATATCAACGCTGGTCATGGCTTAGCCCTGGTTGACCCGCACGGCGACCTGGTGGAAAAAGTCTTAGACTTCATTCCCAACCACCGAGTGAATGATGTGGTGTACTTCAATCCGTCTGACATGGAGTACCCCATTGCGTTCAACGTACTGGAAGCAGTGGACGCAACGCAGCGGCACTTAGTTGCTTCCGGTTTAATGGGTGTGTTTACCAAGATTTGGGAAGGGGTGTGGTCTGCGCGTATGGAGTACATCTTGAACAACACCATTCTCGCACTCTTGGAGTATCCTGGCTCAACCATGTTGGGGGTGGCGCGGATGCTGGTTGACCGGAATTACCGCACCCGCGTACTCACCAAGGTCACTGATCCAATCGTCAAGGGTTTTTGGGTTGATGAATTTAATAATTACAATGACAAATTTCGGAATGAAGCAGTGGCCCCAATTCAAAACAAGGTTGGGCAATTTCTCTCCAGTGCCATTATTCGCAACATTGTTGGCCAGTCCAAGAGTTCCATTGATTTGCGGGAAATAATGGACAGCCGAAAAATTTTGCTCTTCAACCTTTCCAAAGGTCGCATTGGTGAAGATAACTCTGCCTTGCTGGGCGCCATGATGATTACTCGCATGCAGCTGGCAGCCATGAGCCGGGTGGACATTCCGGAAGAAGAGCGTCATGACTTCTTCCTGTACGTGGACGAATTCCAAAACTTTGCCACGGAGAGTTTTGCGAACATTCTCTCCGAAGCTCGGAAGTACCGTTTGAATCTCACCATTGCCCACCAGTACATTGAGCAGTTGGATGAGAAGGTTGCACCGGCGGTCTTTGGGAACGTGGGTACGATTATGGCATTCCGGGTGGGTGGGGCAGATGGTGAATTTTTGGAAAAAGAGTTTTTCCCGACCTTTACCCAGGTGGATTTAGTGAACCTCCCTAAGTACGAAATCTACCTCAAGTTGATGATTGACGGGGTTGCCTCTGAACCGTTTAGCGCTACCACGTTGCCGCCCGTGGGTGGTCGAACTGACAACCGAGCAAAGGTGATTGCTGCTTCACGGGAACGGTACAGCGCCCCACAGAAAGAAGTTGAAGAGAAAATTCTCCGCTGGAGCGGAGTTGATGAGGTGTACCGAGCTTCGGCTGAAGAGGAGAACATTGCCGTGCAGCAAGAGGAGTCGCCATACCGGGCAGAGGGCAAGAAGCGCCGGCCGCCAAATAATCTCTTCCAGCGTGACCAAGTGGAGGTGGAACCAGTTGTCGCCAGCACGCCTGAGCAACCAGCAATGAAGCTCAGCGATTTGCTGCCACAGTCGCAGCCAAGCCAGCCAACAGCACCACCCAGCGAAAATCGTACAGCGTCACCTGCACCCCGTTCTGAAAGACCGCCGTACCCACGTCCACAAGGTCCTCGTCCCACCGGCCCTGGGCGGGAAGGTGGTTCCAGTTTTGGCCAGCACCAAGGCCCCCGCCGGCAAGGCCCTGGTGGACGACCGTCGTACAATCCTTCACCACGCTTCAACCAGCAACCCCGGCCACTGCAGCCACAGGTTCCAGCACCCCAGGCCTCCCAGCGGCCAATTGCACCAGCTGCGACATCTCAACCTACGCAAACACCAGCAGAAGAGCCAAAGCCTATTCCACCTGCCCAAAAACCCAAGCTCGCCAAAGAGTCTGACCCTGAACAACCCATTGCTTTTGGTCAGGTCGTGCGGTTCAAGTAG
- the secF gene encoding protein translocase subunit SecF yields MYRIVQKRNIFFTLSLVLVIPGLVAWAVWGLRLGIDFTGGTLLRGSFAETVPSTADLEKAVRDTGVSTVHVQTSESKGIILRMEHITNEQHDTILAALQKQDPTFAEASFETIGPTIGAELKRKAIVATILVLALIVVYVTWAFRKVSAGPVPSWVYGASAIIALIHDVGIVIGVFAILGHFGGVEVDALFVTALLTVLGFSVHDTIVVYDRIRERVLQSVGKHFDEVVNESLNQTMVRSINTSLTAIFILIALVLFGGGSIQYFILALLIGIAAGTYSSIFVAASLLVVWNNWKQRRRA; encoded by the coding sequence ATGTACCGGATAGTCCAAAAGCGAAACATCTTCTTTACCCTCTCACTCGTTCTGGTCATTCCTGGGCTTGTGGCGTGGGCAGTCTGGGGTTTACGGCTGGGTATTGATTTCACCGGCGGCACATTGCTCCGTGGCTCGTTTGCTGAAACTGTGCCAAGCACGGCTGATTTGGAAAAAGCAGTTCGTGACACTGGTGTGAGTACAGTGCATGTGCAAACCAGTGAAAGCAAGGGGATCATCCTTCGGATGGAACACATAACCAATGAGCAGCACGATACGATTCTTGCGGCGCTGCAGAAGCAGGACCCAACTTTTGCGGAAGCAAGTTTTGAAACGATAGGTCCAACCATTGGTGCCGAACTGAAGCGTAAAGCAATTGTCGCAACTATTCTTGTACTCGCTTTGATTGTTGTCTACGTTACCTGGGCGTTTCGGAAAGTGTCCGCTGGTCCTGTGCCGTCATGGGTATACGGTGCTTCGGCAATTATTGCCCTCATCCATGATGTTGGCATTGTCATCGGCGTCTTCGCCATCCTTGGCCACTTTGGAGGCGTCGAAGTTGATGCGCTCTTCGTCACCGCCCTCTTGACTGTCCTTGGGTTTTCTGTCCACGATACCATTGTGGTGTACGACCGGATTCGAGAACGAGTATTACAGTCTGTCGGAAAGCACTTTGACGAGGTGGTGAATGAAAGTTTGAACCAGACCATGGTTCGGTCAATCAACACCTCACTTACAGCAATTTTCATTCTCATTGCGCTTGTGCTCTTTGGTGGGGGTTCCATACAGTACTTCATTCTTGCATTGCTCATCGGGATAGCCGCCGGAACGTATTCCTCTATTTTTGTCGCTGCATCCTTGCTCGTTGTTTGGAACAACTGGAAGCAACGGCGGCGGGCGTAA
- the secD gene encoding protein translocase subunit SecD, whose protein sequence is MTTRTKLWSAFGGIILLTAVTAHIALPEKLNVKLPFLQRSFDLRLGLDLQGGASLVYEANTEALAAADQAAALDSARDVIEQRVNAFGVSEPVVQTSRVGDKWRIIVELAGIKDISQAIQLIGDTPILEFQEAGTPPAPTAEQKAAAEKANAEVKKKAESILTQARTAGADFAKLANENTQDPSNAGTDGQGKGGDLGFAQRGTFVAEFEKALFDDLQDGEVTSKLVKTQFGYHIIKRIEARTTKVDGKDVQEVRGSHILFTTTDPAAQTSAQFVATGLTGKQLKRADVTFAQTTGEPEVALTFNDEGSKLFAEITKRNIGKTIAIFLDGQILSNPTVNQEITGGNAVISGSFTLKDAKDLARRLNAGALPVPVTLVSQQTVGASLGADSIQRSLFAGLLGIIVVALFMIFFYRLPGFLSVIALGLYTLLVLTIFKLWPVTLTLAGIAGFILTIGIAVDANILIFERTKEELRAGHPLDSAIQEGFKRAWLSIRDSNASSMITALILIWFGSSLIKGFAITLLIGIVVSLFSAITVTRNLLRLVIQFKWAQKLSLYGVRLDSSEPK, encoded by the coding sequence ATGACGACACGAACAAAACTCTGGTCTGCCTTTGGTGGGATAATCCTCTTGACCGCGGTTACCGCCCACATTGCCCTTCCTGAAAAATTGAATGTCAAATTGCCGTTTTTGCAACGGTCTTTTGACCTCCGCCTGGGGCTGGATTTACAGGGTGGAGCATCTTTGGTCTACGAAGCAAATACAGAGGCTCTGGCTGCGGCTGATCAAGCCGCGGCACTGGATAGCGCACGTGACGTTATTGAACAGCGTGTGAATGCTTTTGGAGTATCAGAACCAGTAGTCCAAACCAGTAGAGTAGGGGACAAATGGCGAATCATTGTGGAGCTTGCTGGGATTAAGGACATCTCCCAAGCAATCCAGCTCATTGGTGACACGCCAATTTTGGAATTTCAAGAAGCGGGAACGCCACCCGCACCTACAGCTGAGCAGAAGGCGGCAGCTGAAAAAGCCAATGCCGAAGTGAAGAAAAAAGCCGAAAGCATTTTAACCCAGGCACGTACGGCTGGCGCAGACTTTGCGAAGTTAGCAAATGAGAATACGCAAGACCCAAGTAATGCAGGAACTGATGGACAGGGAAAGGGTGGCGATTTAGGTTTTGCCCAGCGTGGTACATTTGTTGCGGAATTTGAGAAAGCCCTCTTCGATGACCTGCAAGATGGAGAAGTGACGTCCAAGTTAGTGAAAACGCAATTTGGCTACCACATTATAAAGCGCATTGAAGCCCGGACAACAAAGGTTGATGGGAAAGATGTGCAAGAAGTTCGAGGAAGTCATATCCTTTTCACCACTACCGATCCTGCTGCCCAAACGAGTGCACAATTTGTTGCTACTGGCTTAACTGGCAAGCAGTTGAAGCGTGCAGACGTGACGTTTGCGCAAACGACTGGCGAGCCTGAGGTGGCTCTCACATTCAACGACGAGGGGTCAAAACTCTTCGCTGAAATTACGAAGCGGAATATTGGGAAGACCATAGCGATCTTCCTGGATGGCCAAATCCTCAGTAACCCAACGGTGAATCAGGAAATTACCGGTGGCAATGCGGTTATTAGTGGAAGCTTTACGTTGAAAGATGCAAAAGACCTGGCCCGTCGCCTGAATGCCGGCGCGCTTCCTGTTCCCGTTACCCTTGTGAGCCAGCAAACCGTTGGTGCTTCATTGGGTGCAGATTCAATTCAGCGCAGCTTATTTGCTGGGCTTTTGGGAATCATCGTCGTGGCACTATTCATGATTTTTTTCTACCGTTTACCAGGCTTCCTCTCGGTGATCGCGTTGGGTCTGTACACCTTGCTGGTGCTGACGATTTTCAAACTCTGGCCAGTGACGCTCACCTTAGCTGGGATCGCTGGATTCATTTTGACCATAGGCATTGCTGTTGATGCGAATATCCTCATTTTTGAGCGAACGAAAGAAGAGTTGCGAGCCGGGCACCCGTTGGATAGCGCAATCCAAGAAGGCTTTAAACGAGCGTGGCTTTCCATTCGAGACTCCAATGCTTCGAGCATGATTACGGCGCTCATTCTCATTTGGTTTGGTTCCAGTCTCATTAAAGGTTTTGCCATTACGTTACTCATTGGTATTGTGGTAAGTCTCTTCTCTGCAATTACCGTGACCCGGAATTTGCTCCGCTTGGTCATACAATTCAAATGGGCGCAAAAATTGAGCTTGTACGGTGTCCGTCTTGATTCGTCTGAACCGAAGTAA
- a CDS encoding DUF2079 domain-containing protein — protein MVSWSNLQKPIRRVLATVVVLLVVLFFARALQQSWGTVAQAWHAPDVRWLVLGLLGFSGFSFFRIFAWQHLSKALGTRLSYREAGQVIMLSDAVRYIPGNVWSVLGRMAQSAKFGMASGTGLYATIIEVAGMLAAAATLGGAFALFTSDLPSWVRYAGGLGAAGAVVAVFATKLVHRFLAWGMQRMGKQFVAAPIGGQVFCTIFVWELLAWTSYSVGGYLLLRAFQTEAAVSIVLALAALPLSWALGYLSFLTPSGIGVREAVLAGLLSVSLGPSSVIAATLVRLGATIAEFVCVGIFAWSYIRQGLVWLWQKIRTPAGIVVVFIIGFAVYFSIITLVMQSKVITSRFDLGNMDQTVWNTSQGRIFQFTNPYSTETVYRAIHHADFILILIAPLYWIFASPMLLLVLQACIVALGGWFVFRLARKVLGHEWLAAVLALSYLFYPTLQRAVLFDFHGLTLAPTFAIGMILAMVEKRWWRFAIFAILFALCKEELALMVAGVGVLMYFRDRIAWKRALTVIGLAVAYFCLVYFLIMPAARHGVPNKYTVLYDTLGSSPSEILKTATTNPRLIVSMVAGKQARHMYAGVMGPVGFLSIASPLWLAVAWPDFVVNLFNERIEPRTLIYHYQAAIGGFVFISTIFGIAALQRRFGAWWDRRVKSWMRLSLFGFLALFLLVIGAVESYRLSPLPYAQHADMRAYWRAPMAPVIHAAIDQIPENAPVSATNTVGAQLAEREHLYQFPQGIELADYILVLLAKEGSLEWQRNHVQFEDLQKDERFELVNHENNFWFFKKKGIE, from the coding sequence ATGGTGAGCTGGTCTAATCTGCAAAAGCCCATACGCCGGGTGCTGGCAACCGTGGTTGTCCTGCTTGTCGTTCTTTTCTTCGCACGCGCTCTGCAACAGAGCTGGGGCACGGTTGCGCAGGCGTGGCACGCACCGGACGTCCGCTGGCTGGTGCTGGGCTTACTTGGTTTTAGTGGCTTTTCCTTTTTCCGCATTTTTGCCTGGCAGCACCTGAGTAAAGCCTTGGGTACGCGTCTGTCGTACCGGGAAGCCGGACAGGTTATCATGCTCTCTGATGCAGTGCGGTACATTCCGGGGAATGTATGGAGCGTGCTTGGCCGCATGGCGCAGAGTGCAAAGTTTGGGATGGCGTCTGGCACCGGGTTGTACGCAACGATTATTGAAGTCGCGGGCATGCTGGCTGCAGCGGCAACGTTAGGTGGTGCGTTTGCGCTTTTCACTTCAGATCTTCCATCATGGGTTCGGTATGCTGGCGGTCTTGGTGCGGCTGGCGCGGTGGTTGCAGTCTTTGCAACCAAGCTTGTCCACCGGTTCTTGGCTTGGGGTATGCAGCGCATGGGGAAGCAATTCGTTGCAGCGCCAATTGGCGGGCAAGTTTTCTGTACTATTTTCGTGTGGGAGCTCCTCGCATGGACGTCGTACAGCGTTGGTGGGTATTTGCTGCTCCGAGCTTTTCAAACTGAAGCGGCTGTATCCATTGTGTTGGCGCTGGCCGCACTGCCTCTGAGCTGGGCATTGGGGTACCTGAGCTTCCTCACCCCCAGCGGCATTGGCGTGCGAGAGGCCGTGCTCGCTGGCCTCTTGAGCGTCAGCTTGGGACCTAGCAGCGTTATTGCCGCCACACTTGTCCGTTTGGGCGCAACGATTGCAGAGTTTGTATGCGTTGGCATCTTTGCCTGGTCGTACATCAGGCAAGGATTAGTATGGCTCTGGCAAAAAATCCGCACCCCAGCCGGGATCGTTGTTGTTTTCATTATCGGTTTTGCAGTTTACTTTTCCATCATCACCCTGGTCATGCAGTCCAAAGTCATAACTTCCCGGTTTGACCTGGGGAATATGGACCAGACCGTATGGAACACCAGCCAGGGTAGGATATTCCAATTTACCAACCCCTACAGCACGGAAACAGTCTACCGAGCAATTCACCACGCGGACTTCATTCTCATTCTCATCGCCCCGCTGTACTGGATTTTTGCCAGCCCCATGTTGCTACTCGTCTTGCAGGCTTGCATTGTGGCCTTGGGTGGGTGGTTCGTGTTCCGGTTGGCCAGAAAAGTCCTGGGGCACGAGTGGCTAGCCGCGGTCCTAGCGCTCAGCTACCTGTTCTACCCAACCCTGCAACGTGCCGTGCTCTTTGACTTTCATGGTTTAACCTTAGCGCCAACCTTTGCCATTGGCATGATCCTGGCTATGGTGGAAAAGCGTTGGTGGCGGTTTGCTATTTTCGCCATCCTCTTCGCATTATGCAAAGAGGAGCTGGCACTGATGGTGGCCGGGGTGGGGGTGCTCATGTACTTCCGAGATCGTATTGCCTGGAAACGAGCACTTACGGTTATTGGCTTGGCTGTTGCGTACTTCTGCTTGGTGTACTTCCTCATCATGCCTGCTGCACGGCATGGTGTGCCTAATAAGTACACAGTTTTGTACGATACCCTAGGTTCGTCACCTTCGGAAATTCTGAAAACTGCAACGACCAATCCGCGGTTGATTGTCTCCATGGTGGCGGGGAAGCAGGCACGGCATATGTACGCTGGGGTCATGGGGCCAGTTGGCTTTCTTTCCATCGCCAGTCCGCTCTGGCTGGCTGTTGCCTGGCCAGATTTTGTGGTGAACCTTTTCAATGAACGGATCGAGCCACGAACCCTCATCTATCACTATCAGGCGGCGATTGGCGGTTTTGTCTTCATTAGTACCATCTTTGGCATCGCAGCACTCCAGCGTCGTTTTGGAGCCTGGTGGGATCGGCGGGTAAAGTCTTGGATGAGACTATCTCTTTTTGGTTTCTTGGCCCTCTTCTTGCTCGTTATAGGGGCAGTGGAGTCATACCGGCTCAGCCCACTACCGTATGCACAGCATGCAGATATGCGGGCATACTGGCGCGCACCCATGGCGCCAGTTATCCACGCGGCAATTGACCAGATCCCAGAAAATGCACCAGTCTCTGCAACCAACACCGTTGGCGCGCAACTGGCTGAGCGGGAACACCTGTACCAATTCCCCCAGGGGATTGAGTTGGCAGATTACATTCTCGTCCTCCTGGCAAAAGAAGGTTCTTTAGAGTGGCAGCGAAACCACGTACAGTTTGAAGACTTGCAAAAGGATGAACGTTTTGAGCTAGTGAACCACGAGAACAACTTTTGGTTTTTCAAGAAAAAGGGGATAGAGTAG
- a CDS encoding glycosyltransferase family 2 protein, giving the protein MTPRSISFVTPAFNERQSLPELFAELHAFAKTLAIPYEIVVVDDGSTDRSQAFLRAQALTDTRLHPIILRRNMGKAAALYVGFQKARGEVIVTLDADLQNDPAEIPKLLEKIADGADVVNGWKFDRPDSLEKRLPSKFFNAITRKVSGLQLHDFNSAIKAYTRTAAQSLVLYGELHRYIPILAHTQGFSVVEVPTHTRVRKYGETKYRGARYLRGFLDLLTVLFLTKYNRRPLHLFGGIGASMTFLGSVILLYLVCVKLFTGAAIGTRPLLTFGIFFALVGLQLIFTGLLAELLVRSVDRDSVPVRDEWNGHGELV; this is encoded by the coding sequence ATGACACCCCGGTCGATTTCTTTCGTTACCCCAGCATTCAACGAGCGCCAGAGCTTGCCTGAGCTTTTTGCTGAACTCCATGCCTTTGCCAAAACTTTGGCCATCCCGTACGAAATTGTTGTGGTGGACGACGGCTCGACTGATCGCAGCCAAGCGTTCCTCCGTGCGCAAGCGCTGACGGACACTCGATTACATCCCATTATCCTCCGGCGGAACATGGGGAAAGCTGCAGCACTCTACGTTGGTTTCCAAAAGGCTCGGGGTGAGGTGATTGTGACCCTGGATGCTGATTTGCAAAATGACCCAGCAGAGATCCCCAAGCTCTTAGAGAAAATTGCAGACGGGGCGGATGTGGTGAATGGTTGGAAGTTTGACCGGCCGGACAGTCTGGAGAAGCGACTTCCGTCCAAGTTTTTTAATGCGATTACCCGAAAAGTGTCTGGCTTGCAGTTACATGACTTCAATTCTGCCATTAAGGCCTACACCCGAACTGCTGCGCAGAGTTTGGTACTCTACGGCGAGCTGCATCGGTACATTCCTATCTTGGCGCACACCCAAGGTTTTTCCGTGGTGGAAGTGCCAACGCACACGCGGGTCCGAAAGTACGGCGAAACGAAGTACCGCGGCGCACGGTACCTTCGAGGTTTCTTGGATTTGCTCACTGTACTTTTTCTCACCAAGTACAATCGGCGGCCGCTGCACCTCTTTGGTGGCATTGGCGCCAGCATGACATTCCTGGGTAGTGTCATTCTACTCTACCTCGTCTGCGTCAAACTCTTCACCGGCGCAGCAATTGGCACCCGGCCACTCCTCACCTTTGGCATATTCTTTGCGCTCGTTGGTCTGCAGCTCATTTTTACCGGTCTCCTTGCAGAATTGCTCGTCCGGTCCGTAGATCGTGATTCTGTCCCTGTGCGAGATGAATGGAATGGGCATGGTGAGCTGGTCTAA
- a CDS encoding sigma factor-like helix-turn-helix DNA-binding protein, translating to MDNVQSDNTSSILDRVLSQKQTQEIEHFNPVEVVTTLLKSLPTREEDILRRRHALNGEDAQTLEMIGAYYKVTRERVRQIATGAIGKLRKLHGVHELLQPVADAITTVLDQHGGVMREEMFLQQLLGVNDTHAGYRACTLFLMEFLLADRCKRFQENPSYWPAWQSVTAPVHLVADTITEAVRILEARQTPIKLQELLQEIGKTAFAQEHRFQLTDNAISAYIDVSTVLARNPYDEYGLVAWGSIVPKRMNDKIHLVLQKAKKPLHFNEITRLINEAKFDHRTAYAPTVHNELILNKEYVLIGRGIYALQEWGFQPGVVADILVTTLQKAGRPMRRDELVQEVLKQRVVKRNTIHLALTNRSKFTKLPTGEYTLANVPSA from the coding sequence ATGGACAACGTGCAAAGCGACAATACCAGTTCCATTCTCGACCGAGTACTCTCCCAGAAGCAGACCCAGGAGATTGAGCACTTCAACCCAGTTGAGGTGGTAACCACGCTGCTAAAATCTTTACCCACTCGGGAAGAGGATATTTTGCGTCGTCGGCATGCCCTCAATGGAGAAGATGCGCAAACCCTGGAGATGATTGGTGCCTACTACAAGGTGACGCGAGAACGGGTTCGTCAAATTGCCACTGGCGCAATTGGGAAACTCCGAAAATTGCACGGCGTGCATGAATTATTGCAACCGGTAGCAGACGCTATTACCACAGTGCTTGACCAGCACGGCGGAGTCATGCGGGAAGAAATGTTTCTGCAGCAACTTTTGGGAGTCAATGATACGCATGCAGGCTACCGCGCCTGCACACTCTTCTTGATGGAATTTTTGCTTGCTGATCGTTGCAAGCGGTTCCAGGAGAATCCAAGCTACTGGCCAGCGTGGCAGTCTGTGACTGCCCCGGTGCACTTAGTAGCTGATACCATTACCGAGGCGGTGCGGATTCTCGAAGCACGTCAGACACCAATAAAATTGCAAGAATTGCTCCAAGAAATTGGAAAAACCGCTTTCGCACAGGAACACCGCTTTCAGTTAACCGACAACGCCATTAGTGCGTACATTGATGTCAGCACGGTTTTAGCTCGTAATCCGTACGATGAGTATGGCTTGGTGGCGTGGGGGAGTATCGTCCCCAAGCGAATGAATGATAAGATACACTTAGTGCTACAGAAGGCAAAGAAACCCCTACACTTCAATGAGATCACTCGGCTCATTAATGAAGCAAAATTTGATCATCGGACTGCGTACGCACCAACCGTGCATAATGAGCTCATTCTCAATAAAGAGTACGTGCTCATTGGCCGTGGAATTTATGCTCTGCAGGAATGGGGCTTTCAGCCAGGCGTAGTTGCTGACATACTTGTGACTACCTTACAGAAAGCTGGCCGACCAATGCGACGTGATGAACTGGTGCAGGAGGTGCTGAAGCAGCGCGTCGTGAAACGAAATACCATCCACCTGGCACTCACCAATCGTTCCAAATTTACCAAACTCCCAACCGGCGAGTACACCCTCGCAAACGTACCTTCGGCCTAA